The following coding sequences are from one Seonamhaeicola sp. ML3 window:
- a CDS encoding gluconate 2-dehydrogenase subunit 3 family protein produces MKRRDAIKQIGLTLGYSAIAPSALSILQSCTNDTETWTPIFFSIEESIVITKLVDFILPKTQSTPGALDVNIPEFLDLYASKVYDIEAKEKYSKGINSIMEELPIPESGAKDLTNEDYTTILDKYLKPSKEEEILFKKEKNLVFKSLVNLRNQTVWAFKTSELVGETILAYDPIPAVQKGCISIEETNGKAWSL; encoded by the coding sequence ATGAAACGTAGAGATGCCATAAAACAAATTGGTTTAACACTTGGGTATTCTGCCATTGCACCTAGTGCTTTAAGTATTTTACAAAGCTGTACGAATGATACCGAAACATGGACTCCCATTTTCTTTTCTATTGAAGAAAGTATAGTCATTACCAAATTAGTAGATTTTATACTACCAAAAACCCAATCTACACCGGGAGCTTTAGATGTTAATATCCCTGAATTTTTAGATCTTTATGCATCCAAAGTTTATGACATTGAAGCCAAGGAGAAGTACAGCAAAGGTATAAACAGCATCATGGAGGAATTACCAATTCCTGAATCTGGAGCTAAAGATTTAACTAACGAAGACTACACGACTATATTGGACAAGTATTTAAAACCTTCAAAAGAGGAAGAAATCTTATTTAAAAAAGAAAAAAACCTTGTATTCAAATCCTTGGTAAACTTAAGAAACCAAACGGTTTGGGCTTTTAAAACCAGTGAATTGGTTGGGGAAACCATTCTAGCCTATGACCCTATCCCTGCTGTACAAAAGGGTTGCATCTCTATTGAAGAAACCAATGGCAAAGCCTGGTCTTTATAA
- a CDS encoding helix-turn-helix transcriptional regulator has translation MKINIQQIEPYEAGGVVYHADTCLPLIDAFRRKKLKFKALARHTYPGDRLDDNTVGLNSIGYWDANEPQDWGLDWHRNEGIEFHFLESGSMPYSQENKEVLLTPNHLTITRPWEAHKVGNPHIGMGKFYWVIIDLGVRRPHQDWVWPDWITLTEADLSRLTKFLRQNEKSILKTDQRMRDCFKRINMAVNTDENGSNASRIRLLINYLLILILDLLDNEKIEFNESLTDSSRSVAYFLKELDKNLAENWTISKMSRSAGVGLTRFTHHCKQLTNLTPMRYLTMCRLKMSKEVLLKNENLTVAEVAYMCGFSTSQYFSTVFRKHEKCSPNEYRELYSKKQSLADYPEL, from the coding sequence GTGAAAATAAATATACAACAGATAGAGCCTTATGAGGCCGGAGGTGTGGTCTATCATGCAGATACGTGTTTGCCGCTAATTGATGCTTTTAGGAGAAAGAAATTAAAATTCAAGGCATTGGCGCGTCATACATATCCTGGCGACAGGTTAGACGATAATACTGTCGGGTTGAACAGTATAGGGTATTGGGATGCCAACGAACCACAGGATTGGGGTTTGGATTGGCATAGAAATGAAGGGATAGAATTTCACTTTTTGGAATCAGGTTCTATGCCGTATTCTCAAGAAAACAAGGAGGTGTTGTTAACGCCAAATCATTTAACTATAACGCGTCCTTGGGAAGCGCATAAAGTTGGGAATCCGCACATAGGTATGGGGAAATTTTATTGGGTTATTATAGATTTGGGGGTACGTAGACCCCACCAAGACTGGGTTTGGCCAGATTGGATTACCCTTACGGAAGCTGATCTTTCTCGGTTGACCAAGTTTTTAAGGCAAAATGAGAAATCGATATTGAAAACAGATCAAAGAATGCGAGACTGTTTTAAGCGGATTAATATGGCTGTTAATACCGATGAGAATGGCAGTAATGCCTCTAGGATACGCCTTTTAATAAACTATCTTCTCATATTGATTTTAGACTTGTTGGATAACGAAAAAATTGAATTTAATGAATCTTTAACCGATAGCTCTAGAAGTGTGGCTTACTTTTTAAAGGAGCTGGATAAAAACCTAGCTGAAAACTGGACGATAAGTAAAATGTCACGGTCTGCAGGTGTTGGCCTCACTAGGTTTACACACCATTGCAAGCAATTGACTAATTTAACACCAATGCGGTATTTAACCATGTGCAGGTTGAAGATGTCTAAAGAAGTGTTGCTCAAGAACGAAAACCTGACTGTTGCAGAGGTGGCTTATATGTGTGGGTTCTCCACAAGTCAATACTTTTCCACTGTGTTTAGGAAGCATGAAAAGTGTTCTCCAAACGAGTATAGGGAGTTATATAGTAAAAAGCAATCGCTTGCCGATTATCCTGAATTGTAA
- a CDS encoding DUF1080 domain-containing protein, whose amino-acid sequence MRHFKNTLLILFITLTCYSCKTNEEKKDWVTLFNGKNLEGWTPKIMGYEFGDNYKNTFIVEDGLLKVSYKAYDSFNNAFGHLFYKTPYSNYKFRMDYRFTGQQVSGGKAWALRNSGIMIHCEDPKGMEINQNFPVCIEVQLLGGNGLDERPTGNLCTPGTHVFYKDSLITEHIIKSSSKTFHGEQWVNVEIEVRNDSIIKHFINGKEVLHYTKPHIGGGAVNTGDKWKPKENQPLKDGYISLQSESHPVEFKNIELLELK is encoded by the coding sequence ATGAGACACTTCAAAAACACTTTATTAATACTCTTTATAACATTAACATGCTATTCCTGTAAAACCAATGAAGAAAAAAAAGACTGGGTAACATTATTTAACGGAAAGAATCTTGAAGGTTGGACCCCAAAAATAATGGGTTATGAATTCGGTGACAATTACAAAAACACATTTATCGTTGAAGATGGCCTATTAAAAGTTTCTTATAAAGCCTACGATTCTTTTAACAATGCCTTCGGACATCTATTCTACAAAACACCATATAGCAACTACAAATTTAGAATGGATTATCGATTTACAGGTCAACAAGTTTCTGGAGGTAAGGCTTGGGCACTCAGAAATAGTGGCATTATGATTCATTGTGAAGACCCAAAGGGCATGGAGATAAACCAAAACTTTCCTGTTTGTATTGAAGTCCAATTACTTGGCGGAAATGGTCTAGATGAACGCCCCACAGGAAATTTATGCACACCCGGAACACACGTGTTTTACAAAGATTCCTTAATTACTGAGCACATTATAAAATCATCATCAAAAACCTTTCATGGTGAGCAATGGGTAAATGTTGAAATTGAGGTTAGAAACGATTCCATTATCAAACACTTTATAAATGGCAAAGAGGTTTTACATTACACAAAACCACATATTGGAGGTGGTGCGGTAAACACAGGAGATAAATGGAAACCAAAAGAAAACCAACCCTTAAAAGACGGTTATATTTCACTACAGAGTGAAAGTCATCCAGTGGAGTTTAAGAATATTGAATTATTGGAGTTGAAATAA
- a CDS encoding sugar MFS transporter translates to METINKNRLFLGSCLALITTAMTFAIRARLETVFGPEGVGLTLEQIGYAFAPAFFGFTIAMVIGGPLVDLLGIKKITWMAFITHAIGIVLTLMADSMTSLFIATLFIGIGNGFVEAALNPMVASMYPDEKTKMLNRFHVWFPGGIVIGALVGWLVMDVLGLSWQVMVGTLFIPLVIYGVLFWGQKIPVTERVQMGISNKKMFSSVLKPLFLFMVACMFLTAASELGTTQRIESLLKESVTAPLLVLAFINGIMALGRLSAGQVVHKLSPSGMLLYSAFFTFIGLWLLTITSGGMTFVAAAVFAVGVTFFWPTMLGFVAEYLPETGALGLSIMGGAGMFSVSLVLPVMGKLMDDANAAEALQTMSILPAILIVAFLGLHIYMRKKYKTSEV, encoded by the coding sequence ATGGAAACGATTAATAAGAATAGGTTATTCCTCGGGAGTTGTTTGGCTTTAATTACGACTGCCATGACCTTTGCTATTAGGGCAAGATTAGAAACGGTTTTTGGTCCTGAAGGTGTAGGCTTAACACTAGAGCAAATAGGTTATGCCTTTGCGCCAGCCTTTTTTGGGTTTACTATTGCTATGGTTATTGGTGGGCCTTTGGTGGATTTATTGGGTATCAAAAAAATTACTTGGATGGCGTTTATAACCCACGCTATTGGAATTGTATTAACGCTAATGGCAGATTCTATGACCTCACTATTTATAGCAACCTTATTTATAGGTATAGGAAATGGTTTTGTGGAAGCCGCTTTAAATCCTATGGTGGCTTCAATGTATCCGGACGAAAAAACCAAAATGCTAAACCGATTTCACGTATGGTTTCCAGGAGGTATCGTTATTGGGGCGCTCGTAGGTTGGCTAGTTATGGATGTTTTAGGGTTAAGCTGGCAAGTTATGGTAGGAACATTATTCATTCCGCTTGTTATTTATGGGGTGTTGTTTTGGGGACAAAAGATTCCTGTTACCGAACGTGTGCAAATGGGCATAAGCAATAAAAAAATGTTCTCTAGCGTATTAAAACCTTTATTTCTATTTATGGTAGCCTGTATGTTTTTAACGGCCGCTTCAGAATTAGGGACTACGCAGCGTATAGAATCCTTGCTAAAAGAATCGGTAACCGCACCTTTATTGGTGTTGGCGTTTATTAATGGTATTATGGCTTTGGGACGACTTTCTGCCGGACAAGTCGTGCATAAGTTAAGTCCTTCGGGGATGTTATTATATTCGGCTTTTTTTACCTTTATAGGGTTGTGGTTGTTAACAATTACCAGTGGCGGAATGACCTTTGTAGCAGCAGCGGTTTTTGCTGTAGGCGTTACGTTCTTTTGGCCTACAATGCTTGGGTTTGTGGCAGAGTATTTGCCAGAAACGGGTGCCCTTGGACTCTCCATTATGGGAGGTGCGGGTATGTTTTCTGTGTCTCTAGTATTACCTGTTATGGGAAAACTTATGGATGATGCTAATGCTGCCGAGGCATTACAAACCATGTCTATTTTACCAGCTATATTAATTGTGGCATTTTTGGGATTGCATATTTATATGAGAAAAAAATATAAAACTTCAGAAGTATAA
- a CDS encoding sugar phosphate isomerase/epimerase, whose product MKRREFIYKTGQTGLALSLLGLSSCKNRNKNNEASTAVIENPAWHFKISLAQWSFNRSLRNGTMDNLEFAAKARYFDCEGVEYVNSFFKDKAKNRSYLKEMNARANAEGQQNVLIMIDGEGNLADADTPKRLKAIENHYKWVEAAHFLGCHAIRVNLAGGIDRDEAVKASIDSLSKLSEFAKGSNINVLVENHGGFSSNGEWMTQVFSQIKHENCGTLPDFGNFCIQKDKDRNCLEAYDTYKGVKELLPFAKAVSAKSYHFDAEGNETRLDYLRLMKLVKEVGYTGFVGIEFEGRGMTEEAGITATRDLLKKVGRQLA is encoded by the coding sequence ATGAAAAGACGTGAATTTATTTATAAAACAGGTCAAACAGGATTGGCGTTGTCGCTATTAGGGCTCTCTTCTTGCAAAAATAGAAACAAGAATAATGAAGCGTCTACGGCAGTAATAGAAAATCCTGCATGGCATTTTAAAATTTCATTGGCACAATGGTCGTTTAATCGTTCGTTGCGTAATGGTACTATGGATAATTTAGAGTTTGCTGCAAAAGCACGATATTTTGATTGTGAAGGTGTAGAATATGTTAATAGTTTTTTCAAAGATAAGGCCAAAAACAGGTCTTACTTAAAAGAAATGAATGCTAGAGCCAATGCCGAAGGCCAACAAAACGTTTTGATAATGATTGATGGCGAGGGGAATTTGGCCGACGCAGATACTCCAAAGCGTTTAAAGGCTATTGAAAATCATTACAAATGGGTAGAAGCGGCTCACTTTTTAGGCTGTCATGCAATTCGTGTAAATCTTGCAGGCGGTATCGATAGGGATGAGGCTGTTAAGGCCAGTATAGATTCGTTGTCTAAATTATCTGAATTTGCAAAGGGTTCCAATATCAATGTTTTAGTGGAAAATCATGGTGGGTTTTCTTCAAATGGCGAGTGGATGACACAGGTGTTCTCTCAAATAAAACATGAAAATTGTGGGACATTGCCAGATTTTGGTAATTTCTGTATCCAAAAAGACAAAGATAGAAACTGTCTGGAGGCCTATGACACCTACAAAGGCGTGAAAGAACTATTACCGTTTGCAAAAGCAGTAAGTGCAAAATCATATCATTTTGATGCAGAAGGAAACGAAACGAGACTAGACTACTTAAGATTAATGAAGCTAGTTAAGGAAGTTGGGTATACAGGCTTTGTGGGTATTGAGTTTGAAGGCCGTGGTATGACTGAAGAAGCAGGTATTACTGCAACGCGAGACTTGTTAAAGAAAGTAGGAAGACAACTTGCTTAA
- a CDS encoding GMC oxidoreductase, translating to MSINNSVKTLSKYDAIVIGTGITGGWAAKELCENGLTTLVLERGRMVEHIKDYPTAHLDPWDMELHGEPTAEELAQQFKQARTSYVVKKDSRHWFVNDLEHPYNEKKRFDWMRGYHVGGRSIMWGRQSYRLSDLDFEANIKDGHGVDWPIRYKDLEPWYSYVERYVGISGEALGLPQLPDSVFEPPMELNCVEEHLKAEMAKNQGRILTIGRVANDTGSTPREGRGKCQFRARCRRGCPYGGYFSSNASTLPAAARTGNMTLRPHSIAYEIVYDDTHKKATGVKIIDAETKEKLEFEADIIFCCASAIASASILMQSKSSRFPNGLGNDSGELGHNIMDHHLGSGASGTIDGFDDKYYKGRRPNGIYIPRFRNLGDKASEQKAFLRGYGYQGGAGRRGIFEHVAELGYGADFKEKLLEPGPWRMGLGGFGECLPYHENKMTLDYEKLDQWGLPTITFDAEWKENEINMRKDIVEQAAIMLEKAGFKNIQTFNRKNAPGIGIHEMGTARMGRDPKTSVLNKYNQIHSVTNVYVTDGACMTSAGCQNPSLTYMAITARAANHAVKQFKTKHS from the coding sequence ATGAGCATAAATAATTCTGTAAAAACATTAAGTAAGTACGACGCTATCGTTATAGGAACAGGTATAACGGGGGGATGGGCCGCAAAGGAATTGTGCGAAAACGGACTTACAACTCTGGTACTGGAAAGAGGTAGAATGGTAGAACATATTAAAGACTATCCTACAGCACATCTAGACCCTTGGGATATGGAACTTCACGGTGAACCCACAGCCGAAGAACTTGCTCAACAATTCAAGCAAGCCAGAACAAGCTATGTGGTTAAAAAAGATTCCAGACATTGGTTTGTTAATGACCTAGAACACCCTTATAACGAGAAAAAAAGATTTGATTGGATGAGAGGATATCACGTTGGTGGACGCTCGATTATGTGGGGCAGGCAATCTTACCGATTAAGCGATTTGGACTTTGAAGCCAACATAAAAGATGGTCACGGAGTCGACTGGCCAATTCGCTATAAAGACTTAGAACCTTGGTACAGTTACGTAGAGCGTTATGTTGGCATTAGCGGAGAGGCATTGGGTCTGCCACAATTACCCGATAGTGTTTTTGAACCTCCTATGGAACTTAATTGTGTTGAAGAACATCTTAAAGCTGAAATGGCAAAAAACCAAGGACGTATTTTAACTATCGGAAGAGTTGCTAATGATACAGGAAGCACTCCTCGCGAAGGACGAGGCAAATGCCAATTTAGAGCAAGATGCAGGCGTGGATGCCCTTATGGTGGGTATTTTAGCAGTAATGCGTCTACACTACCTGCTGCTGCCCGTACTGGAAACATGACTTTGAGACCTCATTCTATTGCCTATGAAATTGTGTATGATGATACACATAAAAAAGCAACAGGCGTTAAAATAATTGATGCAGAAACCAAAGAAAAATTAGAGTTTGAAGCCGACATTATTTTCTGTTGCGCTTCTGCCATTGCATCGGCTTCTATCTTAATGCAATCGAAATCTTCCCGATTTCCAAACGGATTGGGTAATGATTCTGGAGAATTAGGTCACAACATAATGGATCACCATTTAGGATCAGGGGCTTCTGGAACTATTGACGGTTTTGATGACAAATACTATAAAGGACGAAGACCCAATGGCATCTACATTCCTCGTTTTAGAAACCTGGGCGACAAAGCTAGCGAACAAAAAGCATTTTTAAGAGGGTATGGCTATCAAGGCGGAGCAGGAAGACGAGGTATTTTTGAACACGTAGCAGAACTTGGTTATGGTGCAGATTTTAAAGAAAAATTACTAGAACCTGGACCATGGCGTATGGGGCTTGGCGGCTTTGGTGAGTGCCTTCCTTATCACGAGAATAAAATGACTTTGGATTATGAAAAATTAGACCAATGGGGGTTACCAACAATAACGTTTGATGCTGAGTGGAAAGAAAACGAAATAAACATGCGCAAAGATATCGTTGAGCAAGCAGCCATAATGCTAGAAAAGGCGGGTTTTAAAAATATTCAAACCTTTAATAGAAAAAACGCCCCAGGTATAGGGATTCACGAGATGGGAACTGCTAGAATGGGTCGAGACCCTAAAACATCGGTACTCAATAAGTACAATCAAATTCACAGTGTAACCAATGTATATGTAACTGATGGCGCCTGTATGACCTCAGCAGGGTGTCAAAATCCTTCATTAACCTATATGGCAATAACTGCCCGAGCAGCAAATCATGCTGTTAAACAATTTAAAACCAAACACTCATGA
- a CDS encoding MarR family transcriptional regulator, producing the protein MKKIEDVILFQIDLTSKVSKQYSQKEFNKNKLGITVEQWIILKIISESSNLSQRDIAEKSYRDTASITRTIDLLEKKELLLRKSLPNNRRTYHVCLTKKGQQFIDNNMKLIQSHRNKSIENLTTDELNLLSNLLLKIRKNMA; encoded by the coding sequence ATGAAAAAGATAGAAGATGTTATATTATTTCAAATAGACTTAACTAGCAAGGTTTCTAAACAGTACTCACAAAAAGAATTCAACAAAAACAAACTAGGGATTACTGTAGAGCAGTGGATTATACTGAAAATTATTTCAGAATCATCAAACCTTTCACAAAGAGATATAGCTGAAAAATCTTATCGTGATACCGCTTCAATAACACGTACTATTGATTTATTAGAGAAAAAGGAACTTCTGTTGAGAAAATCATTACCTAATAATAGAAGAACCTACCACGTATGTTTAACAAAAAAAGGACAACAGTTTATTGACAATAATATGAAACTCATACAATCTCACAGAAATAAAAGCATAGAAAATCTTACTACAGATGAGCTCAATCTTTTGAGCAATCTATTATTGAAAATTAGAAAAAACATGGCATAA
- a CDS encoding DOMON domain-containing protein yields the protein MMKQIMTMLMALLTAACNAQENENKSITKNKMTVSWHFKNDRIHFEMAAPTSGWVTIGFNTKTGISGAYLLMGNVVKDKVNLVEYYTKSPGNYDPISKFGVNPQVENIEGKEQFRKTTIRFSLPTTSISKYQKDLSEGMKYYMIMAYSQEDDFQHHSIMRTSVNVKL from the coding sequence ATGATGAAACAAATAATGACAATGCTTATGGCATTACTTACTGCGGCTTGTAATGCCCAAGAAAATGAAAATAAAAGCATCACCAAAAATAAAATGACTGTAAGTTGGCATTTCAAAAATGACAGAATACACTTTGAAATGGCCGCTCCTACTAGCGGTTGGGTAACTATAGGTTTCAATACAAAAACTGGAATTTCAGGAGCGTATTTACTTATGGGAAATGTGGTTAAAGACAAAGTTAATCTTGTTGAATATTACACAAAAAGTCCAGGCAACTATGACCCAATATCAAAATTTGGAGTTAATCCACAAGTTGAAAATATTGAAGGTAAAGAACAGTTTCGTAAAACTACCATTAGATTTTCACTTCCAACAACTTCAATAAGTAAATATCAAAAAGACCTGTCAGAAGGCATGAAGTATTATATGATTATGGCATATAGTCAAGAGGATGATTTTCAGCATCACTCTATCATGAGAACATCAGTTAAC